CGGTTCGTTCGCCAACCAGGTACTGGCGCAGATCTTCCTGTTCGGCCAGAAGTACGCCGACCTGTCGCCAGCCCAGAAAGCCGAGCGTCTGACCGTTGAAGTACTGCCGAAGAAACTCGACGAAGAAGTGGCCCTGGAAATGGTTCGCGGCTTCGGTGGCGTGGTCACTCAACTGACCAAGCAACAGGCTGACTACATCGGCGTGACCGTCGAAGGCCCGTTCAAGCCGCACGCTTACCGCTACTGATTGACGCGGCGGCCTGCTCTCCCTGTGGGAGCGGGCTTGCTCGCGAAAGCGGTCTGTCATTCAGCATTGATGTTGCCTGACCCGCCGCTTTCGCGAGCAAGCCCGCTCCCACATGGGCGTCGCAAGCCTCACAGGCTTCGTGTTTCCAAGGGTATTTCCCATGTCCCAAGACCGTCGCTACAGCTTCGAGTTCTTCCCGACCAAGACCGATGCTGGGCATGAAAAACTGCTCAACGTTGCCCGTCAGCTGGCAACGTACAACCCCGACTTCTTTTCCTGCACCTACGGCGCTGGTGGTTCGACCCGTGATCGCACCCTCAACACCGTTCTGCAACTGGAAAGCGAAGTCAAAGTACCGGCCGCACCGCACCTGTCGTGCGTCGGCGACAGCAAGGACGACCTGCGCGGCCTGCTGAACGAGTACAAGGCGGCCGGCATCAAGCGCATCGTGGCCCTGCGTGGCGACCTGCCATCCGGCATGGGCATGACCAGCGGCGAGCTGCGTCACGCCAACGAACTGGTGGAATTCATTCGTGAAGAAACCGGTGATCATTTCCACATCGAAGTTGCCGCTTACCCGGAGATGCATCCGCAAGCGCGCAATTACGAAGACGATCTCGCCAACTTCGTGCGCAAGGCCCGCGCCGGCGCCGACAGCGCGATCACCCAGTACTTCTTCAACGCCGACAGTTACTTCTACTTCGTCGACCGTTTGCAGGCGCTGGGCGTGGATATTCCAGTCGTGCCGGGGATCATGCCGATCACCAACTACAGCAAGCTGGCGCGGTTCTCCGATGCCTGCGGTGCGGAAATCCCGCGCTGGATCCGCAAGCAACTGGAAGCCTACGGCGATGACAGCCAGAGCATTCAGCGCTTCGGCGAGCAAGTTGTAAGCGAAATGTGCGAACGCCTGTTGCAGGGCGGCGCACCGGGGCTGCACTTCTATTCCATGAACCAGGCTGAACCTAGTCTGGCGATCTGGAATAACCTGAAGTTGCCGCGCTAAGCATTAAAAGAAAGATCAAAAGATCGCAGCCTTCGGCAGCTCCTACAGGGGCGTCGTTGCTGCGATTTTTTGCTTTTGAATCCCCGAATTAGAGCTTGTGCAGGCACTTTCTGGCTCTTTCGCGTTTCTCGTCGTAATCTCAAGCCATGCCTTTTTTCGCGCAGTTACTCACCGTGCTGGTTTTTGCTTGCCTGAGCTTTGCCGCTCGGGGCGAGAAGCTGCGTATTGTCACCGAGCCGTGGGCGCCTTATGTCTACGAGGAGGGCGGCAAGAACCTCGGGCTGGACTACGAAACCACCGCCATCGTGTTCAAGCGTCTGGGAATCGAAGTCGAGTGGCAGTTCCTGCCGTGGAAACGTTGTCTGTCGATGCTCGAAACCGGCCAGGCCGATGGCGCGCTGGATATTTTTCACAGCGACGAGCGTGATGCCACTCTGCTCTACCCCATCGAACCGCTGTCGGACGTCGAGTTCGTGATGTTCTACGCCAACGACCGTCCCCATCCGTTCCGCCAGCTCGAAGACCTCAAAGGCCTGACCATCGGCACTTCGCCGGGCTATCTGTACAGTCCGGACTTCAGCCAGTCGACACTGTTCACCCGCGAGCCGGCACCGACCCACGAGGCCAACTTCGGCAAACTGTTGCGCGGACGTATCGACTTGCTGATCACCGATCGCCGCGTGGGCCAGCATTTGCTCGATCAACTGAATATTCGCGATCAAATCACCGAAAATCCCACGGTCATCAGCCGTCAGAGCCAATATCTGGCCGTTCGACGCAATGCCGGGATGGATCTGCTGGTGGCGCGTTTCGGTGCCGAACTCAAGCGTTTCAAGCGCGAACCGGCCTACGCCGAGCTCAGCGCACGCTACGGCGCCGCCCCGGTCGACGCCGTGCCGCTGGGCAACGCCTCGGCCAGCCGCAAAACCGTTGAGCAGCAGGAAAGCAGCGCGCAGTGATTGCTCTGTTATACTCCGGCGTTCCCGCCAGGCTCACGCCCGGACGCCCGGAACCGTAACAGGCCTCTCGACCCGCTACAGCGCAGCTTTCAGCCCGCGCGAGCGCTCCTGACGTGCCTTCGGAACCGCAGCAGGACCGGACGGGATCGCGTCCTCTTAAACGCGATTCGCGCCAGGCAAGACTCCCATTGGGCCAAGCCCTAACTAAAACAGGATTACTCATGTCCTTTGCTTCCCTCGGTCTCTCCGAGGCTTTAGTCCGTGCCATCGAAGATGCGGGCTATACCGAGCCTACTCCGGTGCAACAGCGGGCCATTCCCGCCGTGTTGCAAGGTCGCGACCTGATGGTTGCGGCACAGACAGGTACCGGTAAAACCGGCGGTTTCGCCCTTCCGATCCTGGAGCGGTTGTTCCCCAACGGTCACCCGGACAAATCCCAGCGTCATGGCCCGCGCCAACCGCGCGTACTGGTCCTGACCCCGACCCGCGAACTCGCGGCCCAGGTTCACGAGAGCTTCAAGATCTACGCCCGTGACCTGAAATTCGTCAGCGCCTGCATCTTCGGTGGCGTCGGCATGAACCCGCAAGTCCAGGCCATGTCCCGTGGCGTTGACGTGCTCGTCGCCTGCCCGGGTCGTCTGCTCGACCTCGCAGGCCAGGGCAGTGTCGATCTGTCCCACGTCGAAATCCTCGTCCTCGACGAAGCCGACCGCATGCTCGACATGGGCTTCGTTCACGACGTGAAGAAAGTCCTCGCACGCCTGCCGGCCAAGCGTCAGAACCTGCTGTTCTCGGCGACGTTCTCCAAAGACATCACCGATCTTGCCGGCAAACTGCTGCACAACCCGGAACGCATCGAAGTCACCCCGCCGAACACCACGGTCGAGCGCATCGAGCAACGCGTGTTCCGTCTGCCGGCCAGCCACAAGCGTGCCCTGCTGGCGCACCTGATCACCGCCGGCGCCTGGGAACAGGTACTGGTGTTCACCCGCACCAAGCACGGCGCCAACCGTCTGGCCGAGTACCTGGACAAGCACGGCCTGCCGGCTGTGGCGATCCACGGCAACAAGAGCCAGAACGCCCGCACCAAAGCCCTGGCCGATTTCAAGGCCGGTGAAGTGCGCATCCTGGTCGCGACCGACATCGCCGCGCGCGGTCTGGACATCGATCAGTTGCCACACGTGGTCAACTTCGAGCTGCCAAACGTCGATGAAGACTACGTGCACCGTATCGGCCGTACTGGCCGCGCCGGTCGTTCGGGCGAGGCGATCTCGCTGGTGGCCCCGGACGAAGAAAAACTGCTGAAAAGCATCGAACGCATGACCAAGCAGAAAATCGCCGATGGCGACCTGATGGGCTTCGATGCCAGCACCATCGAGGCCGAGAAGCCTGAAGTGCGCGAGCGCCCGGACATGCGCAACCCGCGCAACTCCCGTGGCCCGCGCGGCGACGGTCCGAATGGCGGCGGCGGTGGCGGCGGTCGTAAAGACAAAGGCAAAGACAAGGGCAAGGAAAAACCCGCCGGCGAACGCGGCGAGCGCCCTGCCCGTCAGCAGAAACCACGTGAAGGCACCCCGGCCCGCGAACAGCGTCCGAGCCAGCCACCACGCGCGGCGGCTGATCGTGCACCGGACGAGTTCCTCGACGACGATATCGATAACTTCGGTAACCGCGTTGATTACGTGCCGAAAGCTGCTCCTGCCGGTGGCCGTGGTCGCCGTCCAGGCGCGCCAGCTCAGGGCGCAGGTGCAGGCGCTCCACGCGGCGGTCAGTCGCAAGGTCGCCAGAACGGCCCGCGTAACAGCAACGGTTCGAGCACCGGCACCCCGCCGGGCAAACGCAACGGCCCGCGCAACGGTGCTCCGCGTGACGGCCAGGGCCGTCGCGACGAGTCCTCGTCGCGCAACCGCCGCCCGGCTCGCGACGATCAGCAACGCGCCGAACCGGCCGTGCAGAACCCGCGCAGCACCGGGCCGAAGATCATGCACAAGGAATCGAAAGCCGACCGCTTCCCGACGCCTGAGCAGCTCGATCAACTGCCGACCCGCCCGCGCGGCGAAAAACCAGCACTGCTGACCCGCAATCGCTGAGTTATCGCGGCAATGAAAAATGCCCCGGTTCGAAAGAGCCGGGGCATTTTTCATGAGCAAGCCAATATCCCTGAATCACCACATCACCTGTGGGAGCGGGCTTGCTCGCGAATGCGGTATGTCTGTAACGGAAGTATCGACTGGCCCGCCGCATTCGCGAGCAAGCCCGCTCCCACAGTGGATCTGCGGTGATATCAGTGCATGTGACGGACAATAAAAAACGCCCCCGGCCTTACGACCGGGGGCGTTTTTGTATAGCGGCGAAAATTACTTCGCTTTCACACCTTCGAACGAGATGTACAGGTCGACCTTGTCGGACTGTGGACCCAGATCCATCATCTTGCCGAAATCAGAGCGCTTGATGCTGGTTGTGCCTTCAAAGCCGGCACGGTAGCCGCCCCATGGATCCTTGCCTTCGCCCAGGAACACAGCCTTGACCACGATTGGCTTGGTCACGCCGTGCAGGGTCAGGTCGCCGGTCACGTCGGCAGTGTCTTTGCCATCGGCGTTCTTGCCGGTGGATTTGACGCTGGTGGAGACGAACTTGGCGTCAGCGTATTTGCCCACGTCCAGGAAGTCTTTGCTGGAGATGTGCTTGTCGCGCTCGGCGTGGTTGGTGAACACGCTGGCGGTTTTCACGTTGAATTCGATTTTGCTGTCTTCAGGCTTGGCGGCGTCGAAGCTGAACTTGCCGTCGATGTCCTTGAAGGTACCGGTGATGTAGCTGTAGCCCAGGTGGCTGATCTTGAAGTCGACGAAAGCGTGCTGGCCTTCCTTGTCGACGGTGTAATCAGCAGCCATCACGTTCGCGGACAGTACGGCCGAACCGATTGCCAGAGCGGCCAGAGTCTTTTTCAACATGCTTTCTTTTCCTTTGAGTCGAGGTTGAATTTCAGGCTTTGCGACCGAGCATTCGAGTGAGGGTCGCATCACGATCGATAAAGTGGTGCTTCAATGCTGCCAACGCATGGAGACCGGAAAAAATTACCAGCGCCCATGCCAGCCAGAGATGAATCACCCCAGCGGTGTCTGCCTGATCCGGTAGCCCGGAAACCAGTGCAGGAACTTCAAACAGGCCAAACACCGGGATCCCGACACCGTCTGCGGTGGAAATCAGGTAACCGGCAAGCATCACAGCGAACAGCCCGACGTACAGAAACCCGTGGCCGAATTTGGCGCCGATGCGGGTCATGCGGCTGTAGCTTTGCAGCGTCGGTGGCGGTGGGCTGATAAAGCGCCACAACACCCGCAACACCATCACACCCAGCAGCACCAGACCGATGCTCTTGTGCAGATCCGGCGCGTCTTTGCGCCAGCTGCTGTAGTAATCCAGCCCCACCATCCACAGACCCAGCGCGAACAGTCCGAAGACCGCCAGCGCCACGCCCCAGTGCATGAAGATGCTGACCCAACCATAGCGTGAAGCAGAGTTACGTAGCTGCATTGCCCAAATCCTGTGAGAACTGCGAACCAAGACTAGCGAGTTATCTATCGAATTAAAGCGGAAAATTTTGCTTTGAAATATCGAGAAATACGATCAAGAGTCTTGAACATGGTAGTTAAGGAAAGATTAAAGGGGAAAGTGTGGGGCAGAAGGCTGGGTACAGATCCAAAGTCAGTGCTGCCTGAACCGGCCTCTTCGCGAGCAAGCTCGCTCCCACAGGGGATCGCATTCCAGCTGAGGGATCACGGTCGAATAATGTGGGAGCGAGCTTGCTCGCGAAGGCGGTTTGGCAGGCCAAAAAAAAGCGCGGCATGAGAGCCGCGCTTTTTCATTCACCGCAAAGCCTTACTGCGCTTTGCTATCGGTGTTTGCCGCCGGAGCCGGGGTTGTAGCCGGCTTGGCCGCAGGCTTCTTCGCCGGCTCAGCCTTTTTCGCCGCCGGTTTGGCCGGGGCCTTTTTCGCCTCGGTTTTCGCTGCAGGCTTTTTCGCTGCAGGCTTGGCTGGCGCTTTCTTCGCCGGTTCGGCTTTCACCGGAGCGGCTGGTTTCGGCGCTTCCACCGGAGCTGGCGCAGGTGCCGGAGCCGGTGCAGGCGCTGGAGTGACCGGTGCTGGAGCCGGCTCAGGCGCCTTCACAGGTTCTGGCTTCTTCTCGTCATCCGAACCGCCAAACAGGTTGCTGAAGAAGTTGCCCTTCTTCGCCGCCACGGCACCCGCCGCGCCTGCCGCTGCTGCGGCCGGAACCACTTTGACCGGCTCAAACGACTTGCCGGCGGCCAGGTCTTCAACCTGACTGGCCGCACGCTGACCAGTGCGCAGCGCGCCTTCCAGAGTGCCCGGATACAGGGTGTCGGTGTGTTCGCCGGCAAACGCTACGCGTTGCAGTGGGCGCTCCCACATGCGCCAGAACTTGCTGATCTGGCCCGGGCCGTAAGCCAGGTAGGCGCCGCCCATCGACGGGTCAGTGCTGTAGCGACGGATTTCATAGCCGGTGAACGAGCCACGGGCCTGTGGATAAAACGCGTGCAGACGGATCAGCACCTGATCGACCATCTGCTTGTCGCCGAACGCCTGCATCACGCGGGCATTGTCGCCGGACAGGTTGATCACCACGTTGGCGCCACCCTTCAGCGCCGGCTCGATCCAGAGCATGCCCAGACCTGCGTTGCTGTAGATCTCGCCGGACATGCGCGCCTTGCTTTCCCACACCGGCGTCTTGAACTTCAACATGATCTGGTCGCGCCAGCCGTAGTTGGTGCCCTTGATCGCGGCCAGGTGCTGAGCGTCCAGTGCCGGGGTCAGCGCAATCTTGTTCAGCGCACGCAGCGGCACGGCCAGCACCACGTAGTCAGCCTGGTAGCCGACACTGCCGACCTTGACGGTCACGCCGTCCTTGTCCTGAGTGATCGCGGAAACCGGCGAGTTGGTCTTGATGGTCTTGATCTGCTTGACGAACGCCTGGGCCAGTACCTGGCTGCCGCCGACCAGACGCGAGGCGCGCAGGTCACGGTCAGAGACGCCACGGTAGACGCGGTTCTGCTGGGCGAAATACAGCAGCGACAGACGCGAAGGCTCGTCGTAGTGGGTGCGGATGTCCTGGTTGATCAACTGACGCGCGGTGGCCGGCAGGTTCTGCTTGTCGAGCCAGCTCGACACGTTGATCTGGTCCAGCGCATGCAGGGTGTTGGTCGCGGCCGGGTTCTGCGGGTCGTCGATCGAGCGCGCCAGATCGTCGAGGGTTTTCTGGTAGCGCTTCAAGGCATCGGCGGTAGCAGGCTGCTTGGTCGCCAGATCGGCAGCGGAGAAATATTCACCGTCGATCAGATAACCCGGGGTACGCACAAATTCAGGGGCTGGCGTGGTGCTCAGCTTGAAGGTCGAGACGTATTTGTTCAGCACCGGCTGGGTCTTGTCGTTGCCGATCCACTCGCTGGTGGCCATGCCCGAGCGACCGCCCAGGCTCGGTTTGGCTTCCAGCAGCGTGACCTGCCAGCCCTTGTTTTGCAGCTCGTAAGCTGCGGTCAGGCCCGACAGGCCGCCGCCGATCACGATTGCGGTTTTATCCTTGGCCAGCGCCGTAACGCTGAACAGCCCCAACATCACCAGCGCACAGGCGCGCAGCCAACCGACAGACATTCAGCGAACTCCGGAAATACACGTAGGAAAAAAGCAGTTTTGCGGGTCAGACGACCCAAAGAACCGCGAAGAATACGTCAGCCATCAAAACGCCGCCAGCGACGTCTATCGGCCCATACAAAGTAGCTCAATCGACGCAATGGGTTGTCCCGGCGCGATGCATTGCATAGGCTTGCGCGATTGTTTGCCCGCGCCTGACGCGAGCCGCCTCGAGGAGACTGTAAATGGGCCTGAATAACCAGTGGATGCAACGCGACCTCGCGGTGCTGTGGCATCCCTGCACCCAGATGAAAGACCACGAACAGCTGCCGCTGATCCCGATCAAGCGCGGCGAAGGCGTCTGGCTCGAAGACTTCGAAGGCAAGCGCTACCTCGATGCCGTCAGCTCCTGGTGGGTCAACGTGTTCGGCCACGCCAACCCGCGCATCAACCAGCGCATCAAGGATCAGGTCGATCAGCTGGAGCACGTGATTCTGGCCGGTTTCAGCCATCAACCGGTGATCGAACTGTCCGAGCGTCTGGTGAAGATGACCCCGGAAGGCCTGAACCGGGTGTTCTACGCCGATAATGGTTCGTCCTGCATCGAAGTCGCGCTGAAAATGAGCTTTCACTACTGGCTCAACCGCGGCCAGCCGAACAAGAAACGCTTCGTCACCCTGACCAACAGCTACCACGGCGAAACCATGGCAGCGATGGCAGTCGGCGACGTGCCGCTGTTCACCGAAACCTACAAAGCGCTGCTGATGGACACCATCAAGGTGCCAAGCCCGGATTGCTATCTGCGCCCCGAAGGCATGAGCTGGGAACAACATTCGCGCAACATGTTCACTGCCATGGAACAAACCTTGGCAGAACATCATGACAGCGTGGCGGCAGTCATCGTCGAGCCGTTGATTCAGGGCGCCGGCGGCATGCGCATGTATCACCCGGTCTATCTCAAACTGCTGCGCGAAGCCTGCGACCGCTACGGCGTGCACCTGATCCACGACGAAATCGCCGTCGGCTTCGGCCGCACCGGCACCATGTTCGCCTGTGAGCAGGCCGGCATCCGCCCGGACTTCCTCTGCCTGTCCAAGGCCCTGACCGGCGGCTACCTGCCACTGGCGGCGTGCCTGACCACCGACGAGGTCTACAGCGCGTTCTACGACGACTACCCGACCCTGCGCGCCTTCCTCCATTCGCACAGCTACACCGGTAACCCGCTGGCCTGTGCGGCGGCGCTGGCGACCCTGGATATCTTCGAGCAGGACAACGTCATCGAGAACAACCAGGCCCTGGCCCGGCGCATGGCCTCGGCCACTGCGCATCTGGTCGATCACCCGAATGTCAGCGAAGTGCGGCAGACCGGCATGGTGCTGGCGATCGAAATGGTCAAGGATAAAGCCACCAAAGAGGCCTACCCTTGGCAGGAACGTCGCGGTTTGAAGGTGTTCCAGCATGCGCTGGAGCGTGGCGCGCTGCTGCGTCCGCTGGGCAGCGTGGTGTATTTCCTGCCGCCGTACGTGATTACCCCGGAGCAGATCGACTTCCTCGCCGAAGTCGCCAGCGAAGGCATCGACATCGCCACCCGTGACAGCGTCAGCGTGGCCGTGCCAAAAGATTTCCACCCGGGGTTCCGCGATCCGGGCTGATTGAAAATTTGTGGCGCCTGAACTGCCGCTTTCGCGAGCAGGCTCGCTCCCACCCTGGAATGCATTTCCCTGTGGGAGCGAGCCTGCTCGCGAATGAAGTCGACACCGATCCAACTGATTCACATCTTTCCAGAGACCCGAAATGAGACTGTCCCGCTTCTTTATCGACGCCCCCCTGAGCACCGGCGAACACGAACTGCCGGAAGCCCAGGCGCATTACATCAGCCGCGTGCTGCGCATGGCCGAGGGCGATGCGGTGCAGCTGTTCGACGGCTCCGGCCATGAGTTTCGCGGCTCGCTGGTGGAGGTCGGCAAGAAACGCGTCGTCGTGCAGATCGACGAGCAGTTAGCCGGGCAGATTGAATCGCCGCTGCAGATCCACCTCGGCCAGGGCCTGTCCCGTGGCGAACGCATGGACTGGGCGATCCAGAAAGCCACCGAGCTGGGCGTGACGGAAATCACCCCGATCTTCAGCGACCGCTGCGAAGTGCGCCTGAAGGACGAACGCGCCGACAAACGCCTGCTGCACTGGCGTCAGGTGGCGATCAGCGCCTGTGAGCAGTGCGGTCGCTCGCGGGTGCCGGTGATTCATCCGCCGGTGCTGCTGGCGGACTGGATCAAGCAGACCGAAGCCGA
The Pseudomonas fluorescens genome window above contains:
- a CDS encoding cytochrome b, translated to MQLRNSASRYGWVSIFMHWGVALAVFGLFALGLWMVGLDYYSSWRKDAPDLHKSIGLVLLGVMVLRVLWRFISPPPPTLQSYSRMTRIGAKFGHGFLYVGLFAVMLAGYLISTADGVGIPVFGLFEVPALVSGLPDQADTAGVIHLWLAWALVIFSGLHALAALKHHFIDRDATLTRMLGRKA
- a CDS encoding YceI family protein, with product MLKKTLAALAIGSAVLSANVMAADYTVDKEGQHAFVDFKISHLGYSYITGTFKDIDGKFSFDAAKPEDSKIEFNVKTASVFTNHAERDKHISSKDFLDVGKYADAKFVSTSVKSTGKNADGKDTADVTGDLTLHGVTKPIVVKAVFLGEGKDPWGGYRAGFEGTTSIKRSDFGKMMDLGPQSDKVDLYISFEGVKAK
- a CDS encoding flavin monoamine oxidase family protein, which encodes MSVGWLRACALVMLGLFSVTALAKDKTAIVIGGGLSGLTAAYELQNKGWQVTLLEAKPSLGGRSGMATSEWIGNDKTQPVLNKYVSTFKLSTTPAPEFVRTPGYLIDGEYFSAADLATKQPATADALKRYQKTLDDLARSIDDPQNPAATNTLHALDQINVSSWLDKQNLPATARQLINQDIRTHYDEPSRLSLLYFAQQNRVYRGVSDRDLRASRLVGGSQVLAQAFVKQIKTIKTNSPVSAITQDKDGVTVKVGSVGYQADYVVLAVPLRALNKIALTPALDAQHLAAIKGTNYGWRDQIMLKFKTPVWESKARMSGEIYSNAGLGMLWIEPALKGGANVVINLSGDNARVMQAFGDKQMVDQVLIRLHAFYPQARGSFTGYEIRRYSTDPSMGGAYLAYGPGQISKFWRMWERPLQRVAFAGEHTDTLYPGTLEGALRTGQRAASQVEDLAAGKSFEPVKVVPAAAAAGAAGAVAAKKGNFFSNLFGGSDDEKKPEPVKAPEPAPAPVTPAPAPAPAPAPAPVEAPKPAAPVKAEPAKKAPAKPAAKKPAAKTEAKKAPAKPAAKKAEPAKKPAAKPATTPAPAANTDSKAQ
- the metF gene encoding methylenetetrahydrofolate reductase [NAD(P)H], translated to MSQDRRYSFEFFPTKTDAGHEKLLNVARQLATYNPDFFSCTYGAGGSTRDRTLNTVLQLESEVKVPAAPHLSCVGDSKDDLRGLLNEYKAAGIKRIVALRGDLPSGMGMTSGELRHANELVEFIREETGDHFHIEVAAYPEMHPQARNYEDDLANFVRKARAGADSAITQYFFNADSYFYFVDRLQALGVDIPVVPGIMPITNYSKLARFSDACGAEIPRWIRKQLEAYGDDSQSIQRFGEQVVSEMCERLLQGGAPGLHFYSMNQAEPSLAIWNNLKLPR
- a CDS encoding 16S rRNA (uracil(1498)-N(3))-methyltransferase; amino-acid sequence: MRLSRFFIDAPLSTGEHELPEAQAHYISRVLRMAEGDAVQLFDGSGHEFRGSLVEVGKKRVVVQIDEQLAGQIESPLQIHLGQGLSRGERMDWAIQKATELGVTEITPIFSDRCEVRLKDERADKRLLHWRQVAISACEQCGRSRVPVIHPPVLLADWIKQTEAELKLVLHPVAEPLVSHAKPATLAFLIGPEGGLSDDEVEQAKGNGFHAARLGPRVLRTETAPVVALAVAQQLWGDF
- a CDS encoding substrate-binding periplasmic protein — protein: MPFFAQLLTVLVFACLSFAARGEKLRIVTEPWAPYVYEEGGKNLGLDYETTAIVFKRLGIEVEWQFLPWKRCLSMLETGQADGALDIFHSDERDATLLYPIEPLSDVEFVMFYANDRPHPFRQLEDLKGLTIGTSPGYLYSPDFSQSTLFTREPAPTHEANFGKLLRGRIDLLITDRRVGQHLLDQLNIRDQITENPTVISRQSQYLAVRRNAGMDLLVARFGAELKRFKREPAYAELSARYGAAPVDAVPLGNASASRKTVEQQESSAQ
- a CDS encoding DEAD/DEAH box helicase, translated to MSFASLGLSEALVRAIEDAGYTEPTPVQQRAIPAVLQGRDLMVAAQTGTGKTGGFALPILERLFPNGHPDKSQRHGPRQPRVLVLTPTRELAAQVHESFKIYARDLKFVSACIFGGVGMNPQVQAMSRGVDVLVACPGRLLDLAGQGSVDLSHVEILVLDEADRMLDMGFVHDVKKVLARLPAKRQNLLFSATFSKDITDLAGKLLHNPERIEVTPPNTTVERIEQRVFRLPASHKRALLAHLITAGAWEQVLVFTRTKHGANRLAEYLDKHGLPAVAIHGNKSQNARTKALADFKAGEVRILVATDIAARGLDIDQLPHVVNFELPNVDEDYVHRIGRTGRAGRSGEAISLVAPDEEKLLKSIERMTKQKIADGDLMGFDASTIEAEKPEVRERPDMRNPRNSRGPRGDGPNGGGGGGGRKDKGKDKGKEKPAGERGERPARQQKPREGTPAREQRPSQPPRAAADRAPDEFLDDDIDNFGNRVDYVPKAAPAGGRGRRPGAPAQGAGAGAPRGGQSQGRQNGPRNSNGSSTGTPPGKRNGPRNGAPRDGQGRRDESSSRNRRPARDDQQRAEPAVQNPRSTGPKIMHKESKADRFPTPEQLDQLPTRPRGEKPALLTRNR
- a CDS encoding adenosylmethionine--8-amino-7-oxononanoate transaminase, with protein sequence MGLNNQWMQRDLAVLWHPCTQMKDHEQLPLIPIKRGEGVWLEDFEGKRYLDAVSSWWVNVFGHANPRINQRIKDQVDQLEHVILAGFSHQPVIELSERLVKMTPEGLNRVFYADNGSSCIEVALKMSFHYWLNRGQPNKKRFVTLTNSYHGETMAAMAVGDVPLFTETYKALLMDTIKVPSPDCYLRPEGMSWEQHSRNMFTAMEQTLAEHHDSVAAVIVEPLIQGAGGMRMYHPVYLKLLREACDRYGVHLIHDEIAVGFGRTGTMFACEQAGIRPDFLCLSKALTGGYLPLAACLTTDEVYSAFYDDYPTLRAFLHSHSYTGNPLACAAALATLDIFEQDNVIENNQALARRMASATAHLVDHPNVSEVRQTGMVLAIEMVKDKATKEAYPWQERRGLKVFQHALERGALLRPLGSVVYFLPPYVITPEQIDFLAEVASEGIDIATRDSVSVAVPKDFHPGFRDPG